Genomic segment of Microbacterium sp. BH-3-3-3:
GCAGCGCCGAGATGTGGTCGGCGTTCTCGGGAATGGCGTCGAGAATGAACTCCAGCGACGGGGTGAGGCGCGTGTTGAGGTTCTTTCCCACCTCGCTACGCAGCAGTCCGGTCGCCGACTTCAACGCCGCCGCGGTGTCGTTGCGGTGCGCTTCGTCGCCCATGACGGTGTAGAACACCGACGCGTGCTGCAGGTCGCCCGTGACGCGTACGTCGGTGATCGTCACGAAACCGAGCCGCGGGTCACGCAGCCCCTTCTCGAGACGTTCGGCGAGCACCACGCGGATCCGGTCCGCCACTCGTGCCTGTCGCTCTCCTGCCACTGCCTTCTCCTTTGTTTCACTACCGCCGCGAGTCGAGCGCCCCGTGGCTCATCCGCCGGGTGAGGTGGCGCCGTTCGCCGCTGCACCCAGCGTAGGCCGGAGGGGGTGTGCATTCTCCCGAGCATCGGGGTAGGGGCCCCGCTCTGCTCGGGGGAATGCGCACCCCCGCAGGCCGAAGCGGGAGCCGCGCCGAACAGCGCGACCCCCGCCCCGTGGATCAGCCTCGCGGCTTCTCGATGAGTTCCGTCGTTTCGATCTCATCACCGATCTGGATGTCGTTGAACTTGCCGAGACCGATACCGGCCTCGAAGTCCGTACGCACCTCGGTGACGTCGTCCTTGAAGCGACGCAGCGACTCGATGGCCAGGCCATCGGCCAGCACGACACCGTCGCGGATGACACGAGCCTTGGCGTTTCGCGTGATCGTTCCCGATCGCACGATGACACCGGCGATGTTGCCGAACTTCGAGGAGCGGAACACCTCGCGGATCTCGGCAACACCCGACTGCACTTCTTCGAACTCCGGCTTGAGCAGGCCCTTGAGCGACTGCTCGACATCGTCGATCGCGTTGTAGATGACCGAGTAGAACCGCACGTCGACACCCTCACGGGCGGCACGCTCGCGGGCCTTCGTGTCGGGACGGACGTTGAAGCCGATCACGATCGCGTTGTCGATCGTGGCCAGGTTGATGTCCGACTCGGTGATCGCACCCACACCGCGGTGGATGATGCGCAGCTGGACGCTGTCGTCGACCTCGATCTTGAGCAGCGATTCCTCGAGCGCCTCGACGGCACCCGACACGTCACCCTTGATGATGAGGTTGAGCGACTCGACCTTGCCCTCTTCGAGAGCACGGGTGAAGTCCTCGAGCGAGATGCGCTTGCGGGCCTTGGCCAGCTGGGCGTTGCGCTCGGCGGCTTCACGCTTCTCGGCGATCTGACGCGCGGTGCGGTCTTCTTCGGTGACGATGAAGACGTCGCCGGCGCGGGGGACCGAGTTGAGGCCCTGCACCGAGACGGGACGCGAGGGGTAGGCCTCGTCGACCGCGTCGCCGTTCTCGTCCATCATCGCGCGGACGCGGCCGTAAGCCGTTCCGGCGACGATCGCGTCTCCGACGCGCAGCGTTCCCGACTGGATGAGCACCGTGGCGATCGAGCCGCGGCCCTTGTCGAGCCTCGCTTCGATCGCGACACCGCGGGCCGCCTTGTTCGGGTTGGCCGTGAGGTCCAGACCCGCGTCGGCGGTGAGCAGCACGGCATCCAGCAGAGCCTGGATGTTGAGGTTCTCGCGAGCCGACACGTCGACGAACATGACGTCTCCGCCGTACTCCTCGGCGACCAGACCGTACTCGGTGAGCTGCTGGCGCACCTTGGCCGGGTTGGCGTCGGGCTTGTCGACCTTGTTGACCGCGACCACGATCGGCACGTTCGCCGCCTGGGCGTGGTTCAACGCCTCGACCGTCTGGGGCATGATGCCGTCGTCGGCCGCGACCACGAGGATCGCGATGTCGGTCACCTGCGCACCGCGGGCACGCATGGCGGTGAACGCCTCGTGACCCGGGGTGTCGATGAAGGTGATCGCGCGCTCGATGCCGTCGTGCTCGGTCCAGATCTGGTACGCACCGATGTGCTGCGTGATGCCGCCGGCCTCGCCCGCCACGACGTTGGTCTGGCGGATGGCGTCGAGCAGTCGCGTCTTACCGTGGTCGACGTGGCCCATGACGGTGACCACGGGAGGACGGATCTCGAGATCGTCCTCGCTCTCGGCTTCGAGTTCGCCGTCGAGGTCGAGACCGAAGCCCTCGAGGAGCTCTTTGTCCTCGTCCTCGGGCGAGACCATCTGGATCTTGTAGCCGAGCTCGGCGCCGAGCACCTCGAAGGTGGCCTCGTCGAGCGACTCGGTCGCGGTGGCCATCTCGCCCAGGTTGAACAGGATGGTCACGAGCGTGCCGGGCTGCACGTTGTAGCCGCGCAGGGCCTCGAGCTTGTCCGCGAAGTCGGAGATCGATGCGCCGCGACGGAGGCGGATGATCTCGCCGTTGCCCTTCGAGACGTTGACGCCGCCGACGACCGGCGCCGACCGCATCTCGAATTCCTGCCGCTTCGCCCGACGCGACTTACGCTGCTTCGACTTGCCGCCGCCCTTACCGAAGGCACCTGCGGTACCACCGCCGGGACCACGGCCACGACCGCCACCACCGCCGGGACGACCGGCGAAACCGCCGCCGCCCGCACCGGGTGCGCCACCGGGACGCTGGAAGCCGCCACCGGCACCGCCGGGACGACCGGGGCCGCCGGGACGCTGCTGGAACGGGGCGCCCGGACGACCGGCACCGCCGGGACGACCGGCACCGCCGGGACGGGGAGCGCCGGGACGCGGGGCACCGGGACGCGGAGCCTGCGGGCGCGGGATGTTGCCGGGCGTCGGGCGCTGGCCCATGCCCTGCGCCGACGCGAACGGGTTGTTGCCCGGACGGGGACCGGCGGGACGCTGGCCCATGCCCTGGGCCGACGCGAACGGGTTGTTGCCCGGACGCGCGCCACCCGGACGCGGGGGCGAGCTCGGGCCGGGCTTGGGGGCACCGGGGGTCGCCGACGACGACGCCTCGGCGTCACCGGACGCGGGAGCTGCGGGAGCGGGGGTCGCCGCGGCCGGGGCGGAAGCCTCGGGAGCGGATGCCGCGGGGGTCGCTGCCGCGGGAGCGGCCTCGGCCGGAGCCGGGGCGGCGGCGGGGGCTGCGGGCTTGGCGGGGCCCGGGGTCGGACCCGACGGGCGGGCGCCCGGGGTCGCTGCCGGACGAGCGGGGCCGGGACGGGCGCCGGGGCGCGCCGCAGCGGCGGCGGGCTTGGCATCCGAGGATCCGGAGGAGCTCTCGGCCGCGAGGGCGGCGCGGAGCTTACGAGCCACGGGGGGCTCGATGGTGGATGAGGGGCTCTTGACGAACTCGCCGAGCTCCTTCAGCTTCGCAAGCGCGACCTTGCTGTCGACGCCGAGCTCGGAAGCGATCTCGTGCACGCGTGGTTTTGCCACAATTCTCCTGTCTGAGGGCCTACCCCGGACAGGGCAGACCGTTACTTGCGGACGGGTCTCATTTCGAGCCGTTCACTTCGTGTCCATAGCCGTTCAGCCTTTTCGCTGGTGGTGTGATTCGAAGGTCTGCGTGTCAAGCGGGCCTGACACACGCAATGCTCGTACGAAGGCGCGACGCGCGAGAGCTTTTCTCACGCACGCGTCCGTCTCGTGCACCCACGCACCCCGGCCCGGCAGGACCGCCCGCTCGTCGGGGACGAGCTGAGATCCGTCGGCGACCACACGCAGAAGCGAGGATCGGGGGGCGCGTGCGCGGCATCCGACGCACGTTCGTACTGGTTCCATCGTACACCTCGCCGTCGCCGCAGCGACGGACGCTCAGTTGTCTTCGAGGATGCTGTCGGGCTGGATGTCGATCTTCGCGCCGGTCAGCTTGGCGGCCAGACGCGCGTTCTGCCCCTCTTTGCCGATCGCGAGCGACAGCTGGTAGTCGGGCACGAGCGCCCGGACGGCCTTGGTCGTGGCGTCGAGGACGAAGCTCGAGGTGACCTTGGCCGGCGACAGCGCGTTCGCGACGAAGCGCGGCAGCTCGGCGTCGTAGTCGATGATGTCGATCTTCTCGCCCGCGAGCTCTTCGGTGACGGCGCGCACGCGGCGGCCGAGCTCACCGATGCAAGCGCCCTTGGCGTTGACTGTCGGGTCGTTGGCCTTGACGGCGATCTTCGAGCGGTGACCGGCTTCGCGAGCCAGCGACACGATCTCGACCAGGCCCGCGGCGATCTCGGGCACCTCGAGGGCGAAGAGCTTGCGGACCAGGCCCGGGTGCGTGCGCGACACGGTGATCTGCGGCCCCTTGTTGCCCTTGGACACGCTCGTCACGTAGACGCGCAGACGCGAGCCGTGCGCGTAGGTCTCGCCGGGAACCTGCTCTTCGGGCGGGAGGATCGCCTCGACCGTTCCGAGGTCGACGTGCACCATGCGCGGGTTCGGGCCCTGCTGCACGACGCCGGCGACGATGTCGCCCTCTTTGCCGCGGAACTCCCCCAGCACCGCGTCGTCGGCGATGTCGCGCAGACGCTGGCTGATGACCTGCTTGGCGGCGAAGGCGGCGATGCGACCGAAGTCGTCGGAGGACTGCTCCTCTTCGCCGATGACGATGTCTTCGTCGTCGGTCACGGGTGTGAAGACGCCGACGTGTCCGGTCTTGCGATCGAGTTCGACGCGGGCGCCGGCGGGGATCTCGCCGGTGGGCGAGATGTGCTTGGCGTAGGCGGTCAGGATCGCCTGCTCGATGATGCGCGCGAGTTCATCGAAGGGGATCTCCTTCTCGCGTTCGATCGTCTTCAGAAGTGCGAGATCGATGTCCACAAGGGCCCTCCGTTATTCAGCTCTCGTCGACGCGACCGGCGCCGACAACCCCCCTACGATACCCGGGATGCCACCCGCCCCGCGACCCGGCGAGCGATTCGGCCGACGCCCGGGCTGCGCACGACTCCTGTGATCCGCCCACTGCCTCCCCGCCGACCCGCGGGATCCCGGTACCTCGACCCGCGCGACGTCGCGAAGTTCAGGAGTTCTGCACGGGAGGGCCGGTGGCGGGCAGCTCGACGCACGGGAGCCTGCGTCACCGGCGCTCGAGCGGGTTCGCGGCCAGCTTCGCGACCACTCCCCCCTCCGCCAGTCGGCGCGCCGCGGTGTCGGGCTTTCGCGCGGCCTGGTCGAGCACGCAGGCGCCGAACTCGGCGGCGAGCGTTCCCCGCGGATGGGCGCGGAGCACCTCGCGGCGGAAGTCCTCGGGCAGCGCGTCGGGGCGGGCGCCCGAGATGTCGAGCGCCGTCGCCGTCTCGAGCAGGTGGCCCTCGGCATCCATCGCCGGGTCGACGCTCGGCCAGTTGTGCCGCACGATCACCTCGAGCACGCGCTGGCGCCGCGCGGGCTCCCACCCCGCCCCCGCGGTCAGGGCGATGCCGACGTGGCCGCCCGCGTGCTCGTACGAGAGGGTGTGGTTGTCGTACTCGGCGACCGTGCCGACGTCGTGCAGCACGGCGGCGACGTACAGCAGCTCGTGGTCGATGCCGGTGATGCCATCGACGCGCGCGAACGCCTCGGCCCAGAGCCAGGAGCGCAGGGCGTGCGCGGTGATCGCGGGCGACTGGTACTGCGTCGCCAGTTCGAGGGCACCGCGCGCGGCGAGGGTGTCGGGCACGGGGATGTCGGCGATCTGCACGGGGCCTCCGGGGTCGGGTGAATCCTCACTCTTGCGTCGCGCGCCCGGCGCCGACAGACCCGCGCCGGTCAGCGACCGAAGGCATCCTGCCAGAGCGGGGCACCCCGCGAGGCCCCGAGCGGCACGCCGGTCGTGCGTGGCGCACACGTCACGGAACGCGGATGCCGCGACCGAGGGGGCCGCGGCATCCGGAACCGCTCAGCTCACGGGCGACGCGTGCCAGATGCGCTCGAGGTAGTCGCGCATCGCGCGGTCCGACGAGAAGTACCCGCTGCGCGCGACGTTGAGGATCGCCGAGCGCACCCAGCCGTCCTGGTCGGCGTAGGCCGCGTCGACCCGCTCCTGCGCGTCGAGGTACGACGAGAAGTCGGCGAGGGCCATGAACCGGTCTTCGTACAGCAGGTTCGACACGAGCGGCTCGAACACCGTGCGGTCGCCGTCCGAGAACGCTCCCGAGGCGATGAGGTCGATGGCGCTGCGCAGCCGGTCGTCGCCCTGGTAGTGGTCGGCGGGGCGGTAGCCCTCGCTCCAGAGCGCCTCGACCTCGGGCTCGCTCATGCCGAAGAGGAAGAAGTTGTCGTCGCCGACCAGGCGGCGGATCTCGACGTTCGCTCCGTCGTCGGTGCCGATGGTGAGCGCTCCGTTGAGCGCGAGCTTCATGTTGCCCGTGCCCGAAGCCTCTTTGCCCGCGAGCGAGATCTGCTCCGACAGGTCGGCGGCGGGGATGATGCTCTCGGCCAACGTCACGTTGTAGTTCGCCGGGTACAGCAACTGGAGCTTGCCCTCGACGCGCGGGTCGGCGCTGACGACCTCGCCCACGGCGTTGATGAGGTGGATGATGCGCTTGGCCATGCCGTACCCGGGTGCGGCCTTCGCCCCGAACAGGAACGTGCGCGGCTGCACCTCGTCGATCGGCAGGCGCCCCGACACGATCCCCTCGTACGTGCTGACGATGTGCAGCACCTTCAGTGTCTGCCGCTTGTACTCGTGCAGGCGCTTGATCATCACGTCGAGCATGTGGGTGTCGTCGAGGGGCGCGTCACCGCGGGACTCGAGCACACGCCCGAGGCGCCGCTTGTTGGCGAGCTTGACCGCGGCGAAGCGCTCGCGGAAGTCGCCGTCGTCGGCGAGGGCCTCGAGCCCCCGCAGCCGCTCGAGGTCGACCGTCCAGCCCGCGCCGAGCGCCTCGGTGATGAGGGCCGACAGGTCGGGGTTCGCCAGGCGCAGGAAGCGGCGCGGGGTCACGCCGTTCGTGACGTTGGTGAACTTGTCGGGCCACATCTGGGCGAAGTCCTTGAGCACGTTGTCGCGCAGCAGCTGCGAGTGCAGCTCGGCGACGCCGTTCACCTTGGAACCGGCGACGGTGGCGAGGTAGGCCATGCGCACCGAGCGGGTGGGGTGCTCGCCGATGATCGACATGTTGCGGATGAGCATCTCGTCGTCGCCGAAGCGCTCGCGCACCTCGAGCAGGAACTCGTCGTTGATGCGGTAGATGATCTCGAGGTGGCGGGGCAGCAGGCGGCCGAGCAGGTCGACCGGCCAGACCTCGAGCGCCTCGGGCAGCAGCGTGTGGCAGGTGTAGGCGAAGCACTTCTGCGTGATGGCCCAGGCGGCATCCCACTCGAGCTTCTTCTCGTCGACGAGCACGCGCATGAGCTCGGGCACGCCGATGACGGGGTGGGTGTCGTTCAGCTGGAAGATGACGCGCTCGGGCAGTGCCTCGATGTCGAAGTCGTCGGGAAGCACGTTCTCGATGAAGTCGGCGATCGAGGCCGCGACGAAGAAGTACTGCTGCTGCAGGCGCAGCTCTTTGCCCTGGGGCGTGGAGTCCTCGGGGTAGAGCACCTTCGAGATGTTCTCGGCGAACGTCTGCGCGCGCACCGACTCGACGTAGTCGCCCGAGTTGAAGGTGTGCAGGTCGAAGGCGTTGGTGGCCACCGCACGCCACAGGCGCAGGGTATTGACGCGGCCGTTGTGATAGCCCGGGACCATCATGTTGTACGGCACCGCGAGCACGTTCCACTCGGGGACCCAGCGGGTGCGCTCGACGCCGTCGTCGTCGTACGTCTCGGTCGTACCGGCGAACGAGACGGTCTGCGCGGCCTCGGGGTGCGGGAAGTCCCACGGCGAGCCCATGCGCAGCCACGCGTCGGGCTGCTCGATCTGCTGCCCGTCGGCGAACGCCTGACGGAAGATGCCGTACTCGTACCGGATGCCGTACCCGATGGTCGGCACGCTCATCGTTGCGAGCGAGTCGATGAAGCAGGCGGCCAGACGACCCAGGCCGCCGTTGCCGAGGCCCGGCTCGATCTCGACCGCGCGCACGGCGTCGATGTCGATGCCGCACTGGGCGAGCGCCTCGGTGGCGATGTCGGTGAGGCGCGCCGCGAGCAGGTTGTTGTCGAGCTGACGGCCCAGCAGATACTCGGCCGAGAGGTAGCAGACGGTCTTCGCCTGCAGCTTCTTCTGCTGGGCGCGATCGTCGAACCAGCGCGCCATGAGGTAGTCGCGCACCGTGAACGCCAGCGCCAGGTACTGGTCGTTGACGTCGGACGCCGACAGGGTCACGCCCTGGTCGAAGTTCAGGTTCTGCAGGAACTGTTTCGTGAAGCCGTCGACCGAGGCTGCGGGCGCCACGACGGGCGCGATCGCGAGCGGGTGGGTGGGACGGAGCTCTGGTGTGTTCTCGGGCACCCTCCGACCGTAATCAGAACGACCCCGTCCTGCCAGGATTCACCGAGAACGACACATGATCTTCACCACCGCGCCGCACGACGACCGGGGGCCGGATGCCGGATGCCGGCGGTCAGCGCAGACCGCACCCGTCGACGACCTGCGTCTTGCCTTCGATGAGGTTCTTCGTCCAGGTGTAGAGGACCGGCAGGAACCGCGACTTCGGCAGGATGGGGCGCAGGTGGTCGTAGCCCGCGTACGTCGCCCACCGCACCGGCTGCCCCTCGGCGCAGAGCTTCTGCACGTAGTCGCGCTGCAGGCTCGGCGGGATGACCTCGTCGTCGGCTCCCCAGGCCACGAGCATCGGCGTGCCGAGCGGCTCGGTCATGGCGTTCTCGGCGAGTCGGCGTCCGAGGGCGCCGTCGGTGAGGTCGGCGTTGTACAGCGGGCGGTCCTCCGACACCCCGAGCGCCGTCAGCACCGAGACGACGACGCCCGGCTCGGTGGGGCATCGCTGGGTCATCTCGAGCACGATCGAGCGCGAGCCCTCGGCGATGTAGTCGTCGAGGTGCACGTCGGCGTAGGTCTGCGAGTACGGCACCAGCACCCACGAGGTGATCACCGAGAGCATGGCGTTCGGCGGTCCCGACAGCAGCTCGCGCGCCAGGGCGGGCGGGTCGGCGACGGGGGCGACCACGGCCGTGCCGAGTACGTCGATCCCGGGGGCGTAGTCCTCGGCGATCGCGGTGGTCCACAGCGCCGCGTGTCCGCCCTGCGAGTGGCCCCAGACCACCGTGTCGGGCGAGAGGGTCACGTCGGTGCGCAGCTCCGCCGTCGCCAGCACCGCGTCCAGCGACGAGCGCGCCTCGCCCCGGCCGATCAGGTAGGGGTAGGTGCCGGGTGCACCCTGGCCGGAGAAGTCCGAGGCGACGACCACCCAGCCGGCCTTCAGCGCCTGCTCGAGGGCCGGGATCGACCACCGGGTCGCCGAGGCGTCGCGCAGGCTCGGTGCGCACCCCTGGGCCACCCCCGTCGTGCCGTGGTTCCAGATGATGACGGGACGCGGTCCCGGGGGCGGGTCCTTGGGCATGATCACGAGGGCGCTCGCCACGGCGGGCCGGCTCACGGCATCCCTCGTCGTGTAGAGGATGCGCGTGACGTCGCCGTTCTGGGGAAGGCGGCCGAGGTACGCGTCGGAGCGGATGAGACGGCCGTGACCGCTCGGCACCTCGGCCGGGGCGTCGTAGAAGGCGTCGACGACCGGAGCGCCGTCGTTGAGCCAGTCGTTCAGCCACCACCCGCCCGCGGCGGTCGCGACCAGCACCAGGGAGAGGGCGTAGCGGCCGGCGGCGGCCCAGCGCAGCCGCGTCCGGCGACGTCGAACGGCCCGCGGCGCGTCGAACGGCGTTCGCGGCGCGTGCGGACGACGGATGCCGCGGACTCCGCGGGCGAACACCCCCACGCCGAACACGATCGTGCGCACCCCGAACACCACCGCGAGCACCAGGACCGTGACGTCGGGCCAGGTGAACGACAGCAGTCCGAGGGCGATCTGGGCGACACCCCAGGCCAACGACAGCACGCGGGCGCTGACCTGACCCGGCGAGACGGCGCGTCCCACCGACGCGAGCCCCCCGATGACGAGCAGCACCGCGAGCACGGGCGGCAGCAGTTCGAGGCTGCGCCCCAGCCAGACCAGGACCGCGACACCGGCGACGATCCAGGCGGCGGCCACCGACCGCGCCCACCATCCGGCGGGGCGCGCGACCAACTCGACGATGCCCATCACCACGGCACTGGCACCGACGTAGATGCCGAGCAAGACCAGCGAGGTGAGCGGCCGCGACACGATCAACGCCCCCAGCACCACCACGACGATCCCGACGATCAGCAGCACGCGCGGCGGGGCGTGGCGGGTGAGCACGGGGAGCGCATTCCACCGGCGCGGGCGCGGGCGGCGGGGAGCGGGCATCAGGCAATCCTAGGCAACGCGGCACCGCCCGAATCGGGCGAGGGGCGGGGCGCGGGGCTCGGGCCTCCGCGGACGCCGCGAGACGACGCGCGACGGGCGCGGCCACGCGGGCGAACGCACGGCGCCGCACACGACGCAAGGGACACGGCACACGCGATTACCGGATTCCCGCACCGCGGCATACGGTTCGTCCGTGCCGTCTTCCGCCCGAACAGCCGCGCGCGATGCCGAGGCCAACCCCGCCTTCCGCGTCGCGGCGCGCACGGGATACGTCGCCAACGGCATCCTGCACCTGCTCATCGGCGGCCTCGTGCTCGCCGTCGGCTTCGGTGCGGCCGAAGACACCGACCAGACCGGGGCATTCCGAGCCCTCGCGGCGGTGCCGCTCGGTGCCGTGGCCCTCTGGGCTCTGGCGATCGGACTCGTCGCCCTGGGCTGCTGGCACCTGCTGCAGGCCGTCGCTCCCCGTCATCTGTCGGGGTGGCGCCGCCTCGCGCGGATCGCCGCCGAGGCGCCGCAGGGCCTCGTCTTCGTCGTCATCGGGATCCTCTCGGCCTCGGTCGCGCTCGGTGCGCGCCCCCGCGCCGAGCAGGCCGCCGAAGACGCCAGCGCCGCCGTGCTCACCCTTCCCCTCGGCGGGCTGCTGCTGGGCACCACCGGAGTCGTCGTCGCGAGCGTCGGCATCGGCTTCGTGTGGATGGGACTGCGCCGCTCGTTCCACTCCAAGGTGCGCATCCCCGACGGACCGGCGGGCCACGCCCTCAGCGCGCTCGGGGTGGTGGGTTTCCTCGCCAAGGGCGTCGCGCTCGGGATCGTCGGGGTGCTGCTCATCGTGGCCGCCGTGACCGTCGAGCCCGATACCGCGGGCGGCCTCGACGGCGCGGTGTCGGCGCTGATCGCGCTTCCCACCGGGCCGGTGCTGGCGTTCCTCGTGGGCCTGGGCTTCATTGCCTACGGCGTGTTCACGGTGTTCCGCGCCCGCTACGCGCGGCTCGACGTCTGAGCGTCAGTCCAACGCGGGGTCGCGCCCGGTGCGCTCCCCCGTGTCGAGCGTCGCGATCGCCGCATGGTCGTCGGCGTCGAGGGTGAAGTCGAAGACGTCGCCGTTCTCGCGCAGACGCGCGAGCGACACCGACTTGGGGAACACGACCAGGCCGCGGTCGAGGTGCCAGCGGACGACGACCTGGGCCGGAGTCTTGCCGTAGCGCTCGGCGATCCGCATCAGCACGGGCTCGTCGAGCAGCCCGCCGCGCGCCAGCGGCGCCCACGACTCGGTGACGATGCCGTGCGCGGAGTCCCAGTCGACGAGGTCGTTCTGCGGGAAGCGCGGGTGCAGCTCGACCTGGTTCACCGCGGGGAGCACACCCGTCTCGTCGCGCAGCCGCTCGAGGTGCGGGATGGCGAAGTTGCTGACGCCGATCGAGGTGGCCCGTCCCTCGTCGCGCAGGCGCAGCAGGGCGCGCCAGGTGTCGACGTAGCGGTCCGCGCTGGGGATGGGCCAGTGGATCAGGTACAGGTCCACCCGGTCGAGGCCCAGCCGTGCGCTGCTGGCGTCGAACGCGCGCAGCGTCTCATCGAACCCCTGGTCGTCGTTCCACACCTTGGTCGTGACGAACAGGTCGTCGCGGTCGAGCCCCGACGCGCGCAGTCCCTCGCCGACCTCGGTCTCGTTGCCGTAGAGCGCGGCCGTGTCGACGTGACGGTAGCCCGCGGCGAGCGCGCCGGCGACCAGGTCGGCGGTGACGTCGGCGGGCACCTTGTAGGTGCCGATGCCGAGCTGCGGGATCGTGGAGCCGTCGGACAGCGACAGGCGGGGGGCGGCGATCATGGCATCCACGCTACCGGCGCGCGCACCGACCGGGTCGGTCAAAGGCGGAACGGCACCCCGGTCGACTTCGCGTCGGCGGGGTGCCGTTCCGGCGGATCGATCAGCGGGTGAGCGCCGCCACCGCGTCGGCGACCGCGAGCGTCTCGCGCTCGCCCGTGCGGCGGTCCCACAGCTCGACCTGGCCCTCGGCGGCGCCACGGCCGACGATGAGGATGCGCGGGATGCCGACGAGCTCGGCGTCGCCGAACTTGACGCCGGGCGAGACCTTGGGGCGGTCGTCGTAGAGCACGTCGCGCCCCGCGGCCTCGAGCTGGGCGGCGACCGACTCGGCGAGCTCGAACGCCGCCGAGTCGCGACCGGTGGCGACGACGTGCACGTCGAACGGGGCGACCGACTCGGGCCAGATCAGGCCCTTCGCGTCGTTGTTGAGCTCGGCGATGATCGCGAGGATGCGGGTGACGCCGATGCCGTACGAGCCCATCGTGACCGTGGCGAGCTTGCCGTTCTCGTCGAGCACCTTCAGGCCCAGGGCCTCGGCGTACTTGCGACCGAGCTGGAAGACGTGACCAATCTCCATGCCGCGCGCGAGCTCCACGGGGCCCGAGCCGTCGGGAGCGGGGTCTCCGGGGCGCACGGTCGACACCTCGACGAAGCCGTCGCCG
This window contains:
- a CDS encoding lipase family protein, with product MPAPRRPRPRRWNALPVLTRHAPPRVLLIVGIVVVVLGALIVSRPLTSLVLLGIYVGASAVVMGIVELVARPAGWWARSVAAAWIVAGVAVLVWLGRSLELLPPVLAVLLVIGGLASVGRAVSPGQVSARVLSLAWGVAQIALGLLSFTWPDVTVLVLAVVFGVRTIVFGVGVFARGVRGIRRPHAPRTPFDAPRAVRRRRTRLRWAAAGRYALSLVLVATAAGGWWLNDWLNDGAPVVDAFYDAPAEVPSGHGRLIRSDAYLGRLPQNGDVTRILYTTRDAVSRPAVASALVIMPKDPPPGPRPVIIWNHGTTGVAQGCAPSLRDASATRWSIPALEQALKAGWVVVASDFSGQGAPGTYPYLIGRGEARSSLDAVLATAELRTDVTLSPDTVVWGHSQGGHAALWTTAIAEDYAPGIDVLGTAVVAPVADPPALARELLSGPPNAMLSVITSWVLVPYSQTYADVHLDDYIAEGSRSIVLEMTQRCPTEPGVVVSVLTALGVSEDRPLYNADLTDGALGRRLAENAMTEPLGTPMLVAWGADDEVIPPSLQRDYVQKLCAEGQPVRWATYAGYDHLRPILPKSRFLPVLYTWTKNLIEGKTQVVDGCGLR
- a CDS encoding DUF1206 domain-containing protein; this translates as MPSSARTAARDAEANPAFRVAARTGYVANGILHLLIGGLVLAVGFGAAEDTDQTGAFRALAAVPLGAVALWALAIGLVALGCWHLLQAVAPRHLSGWRRLARIAAEAPQGLVFVVIGILSASVALGARPRAEQAAEDASAAVLTLPLGGLLLGTTGVVVASVGIGFVWMGLRRSFHSKVRIPDGPAGHALSALGVVGFLAKGVALGIVGVLLIVAAVTVEPDTAGGLDGAVSALIALPTGPVLAFLVGLGFIAYGVFTVFRARYARLDV
- a CDS encoding aldo/keto reductase encodes the protein MIAAPRLSLSDGSTIPQLGIGTYKVPADVTADLVAGALAAGYRHVDTAALYGNETEVGEGLRASGLDRDDLFVTTKVWNDDQGFDETLRAFDASSARLGLDRVDLYLIHWPIPSADRYVDTWRALLRLRDEGRATSIGVSNFAIPHLERLRDETGVLPAVNQVELHPRFPQNDLVDWDSAHGIVTESWAPLARGGLLDEPVLMRIAERYGKTPAQVVVRWHLDRGLVVFPKSVSLARLRENGDVFDFTLDADDHAAIATLDTGERTGRDPALD